The sequence GATCTCGACCGGTTCATCGCCAACTTCGGCGACCCCGTCCGTCGGATCAAGCTTGGCATCCACGATGCCCAGCTGCTCAACACGGCGCAGACGTCAATGGACCATCGGCTCTGGTTCGGCGAGTTGAGCGAACTCTCTCGCCAGCAACTTGCCGACTACGTCACGCCCCTGGTGTTTGCCCATCATCCGTTCAGTGACACGGTCCGCTCCGCGCCGTATCCGATGATGAGCCAGGTCGGCGACCACGCCGAGCGACATGCGTTGGTGGGCCGGACCAGTTCCACCGTCGTCTTCACCGGCCACGCTCACCGCGCGGACCTGCGCCGCATCGGCAACTGCACGTTCGTTGGCTGCCCGCCGCTGTGCTTCTGGCCGCATGCGTTTCTCATCGCCGACCTGGACGACACGCACATCCACGTCCGGACGCTCCGCCTCGTCGAAAACGTCGCC is a genomic window of Planctomycetota bacterium containing:
- a CDS encoding metallophosphoesterase; amino-acid sequence: MRIAILADCHVSSPNAPDGEENHAQGLGMLERTVGVIGTLDVDRTIIVGDLVNMGYEVEYADAKRVLAPLGDALDVIPGNHEMGDGDLDRFIANFGDPVRRIKLGIHDAQLLNTAQTSMDHRLWFGELSELSRQQLADYVTPLVFAHHPFSDTVRSAPYPMMSQVGDHAERHALVGRTSSTVVFTGHAHRADLRRIGNCTFVGCPPLCFWPHAFLIADLDDTHIHVRTLRLVENVADSPDPKTREGERHLTAEEYVAECEPPVPSFSVRLR